The Bdellovibrionales bacterium genome has a window encoding:
- the rpsR gene encoding 30S ribosomal protein S18 — translation MNRDNRDSRDSKDSRDSRDSRDSRDSKDGGVDNSSLRKTIRSKYRTDLKGDHVFDYKDPGSLSRYVSEGGKITPARISKLSLNQQKKLAAAVKKARNLALLPMGTRSYDDFGMPESISPKPFTF, via the coding sequence ATGAATAGAGACAACAGAGACTCACGGGATTCTAAAGATTCAAGAGATTCTCGGGACTCACGGGATTCGAGAGATTCTAAAGACGGCGGCGTCGACAATAGCTCTTTACGTAAGACGATTCGTAGCAAATACCGCACGGACCTTAAAGGTGACCATGTCTTTGATTATAAAGATCCAGGCAGCCTTAGCCGCTACGTATCTGAGGGCGGAAAAATCACTCCGGCTCGCATCAGCAAGCTCAGCCTCAACCAGCAGAAAAAACTCGCTGCGGCAGTTAAAAAAGCTCGCAATTTGGCTCTCCTTCCGATGGGAACTCGTTCTTATGACGACTTCGGAATGCCAGAATCCATCTCTCCAAAGCCTTTTACGTTTTAA
- a CDS encoding KOW motif-containing protein — MKKLKIKKGSTVKVITGSDKGKTGSVIEVDAAKMRVKVSGVRMQTNLDKKENTLVKTEGYIDYSNVQLMEAAAKSTKTKAKTKKAASKSK, encoded by the coding sequence ATGAAAAAGTTGAAAATTAAAAAAGGCTCTACAGTTAAGGTCATCACAGGAAGCGACAAAGGTAAAACCGGTTCTGTGATTGAAGTTGACGCGGCAAAAATGCGCGTTAAAGTTTCGGGTGTTCGCATGCAAACAAACTTGGATAAAAAAGAAAACACTTTGGTGAAAACTGAAGGGTATATTGATTATTCAAATGTTCAATTGATGGAAGCCGCAGCTAAGTCGACAAAGACCAAAGCAAAAACTAAAAAAGCAGCCTCTAAGTCTAAGTAA
- a CDS encoding HlyD family efflux transporter periplasmic adaptor subunit has protein sequence MNYSMNKKIEHWTQDHPIWLRWARRVGYIILAILFSLLFIPWMQTATSEGRVIALAAGERRQDLSAPVEGRILKWYVNEGGQVKKGDKIVELVDNDPQILDRLERERDALQKKFESIEISRKTSAINVQRQKTLFEQGLSSRRQYELAKIELAKLESDEAASLAEMSRMDVKFSRQEQLLVTAPADGTLVRILKNANGGVQFVTAGEKLAILVPETSSRAVELWVRGTDMPWVVLGRRVALQFDGWPALQFSGLPGLSVGTFFGEVNLIDALDDGQGNFRVLVTPEKGTQWPPPHFLKQGVRTLGWIMLGEVSLGFEVWRKFNGFPPSNLPVYQPGYLDGEDYSAPKKGKSSSGDKDEGK, from the coding sequence ATGAATTACTCCATGAACAAAAAAATTGAACATTGGACGCAAGATCATCCCATTTGGTTACGATGGGCCCGTCGCGTGGGTTACATCATTCTCGCGATCCTTTTTTCGCTCCTCTTTATCCCGTGGATGCAGACGGCGACAAGTGAAGGACGAGTGATCGCGCTGGCCGCCGGAGAGCGGCGTCAGGATCTTTCAGCTCCGGTCGAAGGCCGAATTCTTAAATGGTACGTGAATGAAGGCGGGCAGGTTAAAAAAGGCGACAAAATCGTCGAGCTCGTGGATAACGATCCGCAGATTCTCGATCGCTTAGAACGTGAGCGAGATGCTCTCCAAAAGAAATTCGAATCTATCGAAATCTCAAGAAAAACGTCGGCGATCAATGTTCAACGGCAAAAGACATTGTTTGAGCAAGGCCTAAGCTCTCGTCGTCAGTACGAACTGGCGAAGATCGAGCTCGCAAAACTCGAATCGGACGAAGCCGCCTCTCTCGCAGAAATGTCTCGTATGGATGTGAAGTTCTCCCGCCAAGAACAGCTGCTCGTGACGGCACCTGCCGATGGAACATTGGTGCGCATCCTTAAAAATGCGAACGGCGGAGTGCAGTTTGTCACCGCGGGCGAAAAGCTTGCGATCCTCGTTCCGGAGACGTCGTCGCGCGCCGTGGAGCTTTGGGTGCGCGGGACGGACATGCCTTGGGTCGTGCTGGGGCGTCGAGTGGCTTTGCAGTTTGACGGTTGGCCGGCACTGCAGTTTTCCGGTTTGCCAGGACTTTCTGTGGGAACATTTTTTGGTGAGGTGAATCTGATCGACGCACTTGATGACGGCCAAGGAAATTTCCGCGTCCTCGTCACCCCCGAAAAAGGCACCCAGTGGCCACCACCCCATTTTTTAAAACAGGGCGTAAGAACGTTGGGCTGGATCATGTTAGGTGAAGTGAGTTTAGGTTTTGAAGTTTGGCGGAAATTTAACGGCTTCCCGCCATCGAATCTCCCGGTGTATCAGCCCGGGTATTTAGATGGAGAGGATTACAGTGCTCCTAAAAAGGGAAAAAGTTCCTCCGGGGATAAAGACGAAGGCAAATGA
- a CDS encoding ATP-binding cassette domain-containing protein: MKTLFQSFGPGEAPSPVRSFFRIIFTEKESLKSILYLAIGINFFLLAIPIGIQILVNHFTMMIYQQPTVFILIFIAIFLAGAAMMRLLQFYFFERLQRRLFVDTAAQFAEVVPRISPEHYKKTRPAELVNRFFEVVTLQKTMSAALLHGTSFILQITFGVLLISIYHPVFIVYSVLLVASFYFVFFIMGKGIIEASLKESKEKYNVASWLEEIADLPETFRSRATRVFAGEKNIENISKYLGYREKRFKIQLRQAAGLLVIQVVASLVVLAIGGYLVVSEKMTLGQLVAAELIVTGILQSLFKFMDVLDYWYDTIVAIQKIEEALSVPLESTSPTPLQRVDSHHWSFQKVQRKDLALKNKFFESVSMDIPAGSRTAILAPDGTGKSALINMMVSLLDKDEGVIQVNGVEVSHQNLAHLRDQVMIVRRVEIISGTIEDNISFGNPLTPEEIYKVLDIVGLKSTVDMLEDGINTVLFIDGRPLSTTQSRLLMIARALVTRPSTLIIDGLFDAMEEEVSTPLLKRLMDKSNTWTLIVATNKPHLARLLDQTIDLGVKS, translated from the coding sequence ATGAAGACATTATTCCAGAGTTTCGGCCCCGGCGAAGCCCCATCCCCTGTACGCTCTTTTTTTCGAATTATTTTTACCGAAAAAGAGAGCCTCAAATCGATTCTCTATCTTGCGATCGGCATTAACTTTTTTCTGCTCGCCATTCCGATTGGGATTCAAATTTTAGTGAATCATTTCACAATGATGATCTACCAACAACCGACGGTGTTTATTCTGATCTTTATTGCGATCTTCCTCGCGGGCGCGGCGATGATGAGACTCCTTCAGTTTTACTTTTTCGAGCGCTTGCAGCGTCGTCTGTTTGTCGATACGGCGGCACAGTTTGCAGAGGTGGTTCCTCGGATCTCCCCAGAGCATTATAAAAAGACGCGACCCGCAGAATTGGTCAATCGCTTCTTTGAGGTCGTCACATTGCAGAAGACAATGTCGGCCGCTCTTCTCCATGGAACCTCCTTCATCCTTCAAATCACCTTCGGCGTACTTCTGATTAGTATTTACCATCCCGTTTTTATCGTGTACTCGGTGCTCCTTGTCGCGAGTTTTTATTTCGTGTTTTTCATCATGGGGAAAGGGATCATCGAGGCCTCTCTCAAGGAATCGAAGGAAAAGTACAATGTGGCCTCATGGCTCGAGGAGATTGCCGATCTCCCCGAAACTTTTCGCTCCCGTGCGACCCGTGTTTTTGCTGGTGAAAAAAATATCGAAAACATCAGTAAATATTTAGGCTATCGCGAAAAGCGATTTAAAATTCAGTTAAGACAGGCCGCCGGTCTTTTGGTCATTCAGGTGGTTGCGAGTTTAGTGGTTCTGGCTATCGGGGGTTACCTGGTTGTCAGTGAAAAGATGACTTTAGGGCAACTCGTGGCGGCCGAACTCATCGTGACCGGAATATTGCAGTCCCTATTTAAGTTTATGGATGTTTTAGACTACTGGTATGACACCATTGTGGCGATTCAAAAGATCGAGGAAGCGTTGAGCGTCCCTCTGGAATCCACCTCGCCCACTCCGTTACAGCGCGTGGACAGTCACCACTGGTCTTTCCAAAAGGTGCAACGTAAAGATTTAGCACTGAAAAATAAATTTTTCGAAAGTGTCTCCATGGATATTCCTGCTGGCAGTCGCACCGCCATTCTAGCGCCGGATGGCACCGGCAAATCCGCGTTGATCAATATGATGGTTTCTCTTTTGGATAAAGATGAAGGCGTAATTCAAGTGAACGGAGTCGAAGTGAGCCACCAAAACTTGGCTCATCTGCGCGACCAAGTGATGATTGTTCGTCGGGTTGAAATCATTTCGGGTACGATCGAGGACAACATCAGTTTTGGAAATCCCCTCACGCCCGAAGAAATTTACAAAGTCTTAGATATCGTTGGACTAAAATCCACCGTGGATATGCTTGAAGATGGCATCAATACCGTGCTTTTTATCGATGGAAGACCGTTATCCACCACGCAGTCGCGTTTACTTATGATCGCTCGGGCATTGGTCACGCGTCCTTCCACACTCATTATTGATGGACTGTTTGATGCGATGGAGGAAGAAGTTTCGACTCCGTTGCTGAAACGGCTTATGGATAAGAGTAACACTTGGACGCTCATTGTAGCGACCAACAAGCCACACTTGGCTCGACTGCTCGATCAGACCATTGATTTGGGGGTAAAATCATGA
- a CDS encoding ABC transporter ATP-binding protein, producing MIKVQNLSKKYGPHTALENVEFTIPDGKVVGFLGPNGAGKSTTMKILTGLMKPTTGSVLLDGHDISENPLEVQKRIGYLPEIPPLYDDMTVREYLKFVCELKQVEKSKIKEYVEDTISKVKLGEVAHRLIAKLSKGYRQRVGLAQAIVSKPKFVILDEPTSGFDPQQVSEFKSLIKSLAGQCTVFLSSHILADVESICSEIIVLNKGHVIAQGSYTDIQKKWKQRHQVRVQVDRPAPDWDKALQSIDGVTGVRVSEDGTSVVIEHTKDDVTNEVLQLAMQHGLRILNVDNQAQNLEELFLDLTKNKESAP from the coding sequence GTGATTAAAGTCCAAAACCTTTCTAAAAAATATGGTCCGCACACCGCTCTTGAAAACGTGGAGTTTACAATTCCCGACGGAAAAGTCGTTGGTTTTTTAGGACCCAACGGAGCAGGCAAATCGACGACGATGAAAATCCTTACAGGTCTAATGAAGCCCACTACGGGTTCCGTTTTATTAGATGGTCACGATATCTCCGAGAACCCCTTAGAGGTTCAAAAGCGCATCGGCTATCTTCCAGAAATTCCTCCGCTGTATGACGACATGACAGTGAGAGAATATCTTAAATTTGTTTGTGAATTAAAACAGGTCGAAAAGTCTAAAATTAAAGAGTACGTCGAAGACACCATATCAAAAGTGAAGCTGGGCGAGGTGGCTCATCGATTGATCGCAAAACTTTCTAAAGGTTATAGGCAAAGAGTGGGATTAGCCCAGGCCATCGTTTCGAAGCCTAAGTTTGTGATTCTCGACGAACCGACATCGGGCTTTGATCCTCAGCAGGTCAGTGAGTTTAAAAGTTTAATCAAATCTTTGGCGGGTCAGTGCACCGTTTTTCTTTCGAGTCACATTCTGGCCGATGTGGAATCCATTTGTAGCGAAATTATTGTTCTCAATAAAGGACACGTGATCGCCCAAGGGAGTTATACCGACATTCAAAAGAAGTGGAAACAAAGGCATCAGGTTCGTGTGCAGGTCGATCGCCCCGCTCCGGATTGGGATAAAGCCTTACAGAGCATCGATGGTGTGACGGGCGTACGTGTTTCCGAAGATGGAACAAGTGTTGTGATTGAGCATACAAAAGACGATGTCACTAACGAAGTCCTGCAGCTCGCCATGCAGCACGGGCTACGTATTCTCAATGTGGATAATCAAGCTCAGAATTTAGAAGAGCTTTTCTTGGATTTAACCAAAAACAAAGAAAGTGCGCCGTGA
- a CDS encoding CoA-binding protein: MKNVAILGASNDPGRYSYRAFRDLQSYGHKVFPVSPKLKELEGVEVYPELKDLASPIDTLTLYVGPALSSKLKDQIVALKPSRVIFNPGSENPEVARALEAAKIEFVEACTLVMLRLGQF; encoded by the coding sequence ATGAAAAATGTCGCAATTCTTGGAGCATCCAACGATCCGGGCCGTTACTCCTACCGCGCTTTTCGTGATTTGCAGTCCTATGGCCACAAAGTATTTCCGGTCAGTCCTAAATTGAAAGAGCTCGAGGGTGTTGAGGTTTACCCAGAGCTCAAAGACCTGGCGAGTCCCATAGATACGCTCACGCTCTATGTTGGTCCGGCCCTCTCCTCAAAACTCAAAGATCAAATCGTAGCACTTAAGCCCAGCAGAGTGATCTTTAATCCGGGCAGTGAGAATCCAGAAGTCGCGAGAGCTTTAGAAGCGGCAAAGATTGAGTTTGTCGAGGCATGCACCTTAGTCATGCTCCGTTTGGGGCAGTTTTAA
- a CDS encoding TolC family protein yields MIYPFLFFFLTTHSANAITSQQVIEDVATQFPQLQMSKMDIEAAEGDYTAARGAFDIYIQGSYTDEQGDYNNDYFNAKIVKPTPLFGLDLFGGFRRGVGDFAVYDGKYKTLDEGEWSVGARLPLLRNFMIDTRRATERRARIGVEARKFQLRQTELEQFRQSLHRYWDWVFSLHRFRVQKNLLEVAQARDNWLAKRVKHGDIPRFEQDDNMRTILARQSTLLLAEQQLEVATAEFLYFITSEELKSQVLRTHEPVQINEDTEGLLMRKSGEELLSMAKANRPDFKVLDAQLEQNQVDVDLQSNRYWPQLDISAQYSKDRGVGPANLDGENLEATLTFEVPLQYRAIAGRVKAVESQGQRLRFQQQLLQQRIIADLKAQKKQLEVSNQRRKLAQQERELAHRLEEGERLRFRQGETSILIVNLREQASAEAEIRWIESSIEAIKNKITLQTSIGEIPLR; encoded by the coding sequence ATGATCTATCCATTTTTATTTTTCTTTTTAACGACACACTCCGCGAATGCGATCACGTCTCAGCAAGTGATCGAAGATGTGGCCACACAGTTTCCTCAGCTTCAAATGTCCAAGATGGACATCGAGGCCGCAGAAGGCGATTACACGGCGGCTCGAGGGGCCTTCGATATTTATATCCAAGGTTCTTACACGGACGAGCAGGGGGATTATAATAACGATTATTTCAATGCCAAGATCGTAAAGCCCACACCCCTCTTCGGCTTAGATCTCTTCGGTGGCTTTCGCCGAGGTGTCGGTGATTTTGCAGTTTACGACGGCAAATACAAAACTTTAGACGAAGGGGAGTGGAGCGTGGGCGCGCGTTTGCCTCTCTTGCGAAATTTTATGATTGATACGCGGCGAGCGACGGAGCGTCGAGCTCGCATCGGTGTCGAAGCTCGTAAGTTTCAATTAAGGCAAACCGAGCTTGAACAGTTCCGCCAGTCTCTCCACCGCTACTGGGACTGGGTGTTCTCACTTCATCGATTTCGAGTGCAAAAGAATTTATTAGAGGTCGCCCAAGCAAGAGACAACTGGCTCGCCAAAAGAGTGAAGCACGGTGATATCCCTCGCTTCGAACAAGACGACAACATGCGAACGATTTTAGCGCGCCAATCGACGCTCCTTTTGGCGGAACAGCAACTGGAAGTGGCCACTGCCGAGTTTCTTTATTTTATCACAAGCGAAGAGTTAAAGTCTCAAGTATTACGAACTCACGAGCCCGTTCAGATCAACGAGGATACCGAAGGCCTGTTGATGCGAAAAAGTGGTGAGGAACTCCTGAGTATGGCCAAAGCCAATCGCCCGGATTTTAAAGTCTTGGATGCGCAGTTGGAGCAGAATCAGGTGGATGTGGACTTACAGAGTAACCGCTACTGGCCGCAGTTGGACATTTCAGCGCAGTATTCAAAAGATCGCGGCGTGGGTCCGGCAAATTTAGATGGTGAAAATCTCGAAGCCACACTTACGTTTGAAGTTCCTTTACAATACCGAGCTATCGCTGGTCGCGTGAAAGCTGTAGAAAGCCAGGGACAACGCTTGCGCTTTCAACAGCAGCTCCTTCAACAAAGAATTATTGCCGATCTGAAAGCGCAAAAGAAGCAGCTGGAAGTTTCCAATCAAAGACGAAAGCTCGCGCAACAGGAGCGCGAACTCGCTCACCGTTTGGAAGAGGGAGAGCGCTTACGGTTTCGCCAAGGCGAAACCAGTATCCTTATTGTGAACCTTCGAGAGCAGGCCAGTGCCGAAGCCGAAATTCGCTGGATCGAAAGCTCGATCGAGGCGATTAAAAATAAAATCACCCTGCAAACCTCAATTGGAGAGATCCCCCTCCGGTAG
- the rpmB gene encoding 50S ribosomal protein L28: MARCELTGKGPVVKNLVSHSNIKTKFKAFPNVQKKKFFSNALGEFVTLKVATSAIKSLEHFGGFDKFILNQDNKKLSPRAMTAKTRIIRKIAGGAKKAAKGMSTGAKVAVAAAAGAAVVAAAAGVAMAASSAATKGKKTAAKKTATKKAKA, translated from the coding sequence GTGGCACGTTGTGAACTGACTGGCAAAGGCCCAGTAGTAAAAAACCTAGTGAGCCATTCTAACATTAAAACGAAGTTTAAGGCTTTCCCTAACGTTCAAAAGAAGAAGTTCTTTAGTAACGCTTTAGGTGAGTTTGTAACTCTTAAAGTAGCGACGAGCGCGATTAAATCTCTCGAGCATTTTGGTGGTTTTGATAAGTTTATTTTAAATCAAGACAACAAAAAATTATCACCTCGTGCGATGACGGCGAAAACTCGAATCATCCGCAAAATCGCTGGTGGCGCAAAGAAAGCGGCGAAAGGCATGTCGACGGGAGCTAAAGTTGCAGTAGCGGCAGCAGCCGGTGCGGCAGTGGTAGCGGCGGCGGCTGGAGTTGCAATGGCTGCAAGTTCTGCGGCGACTAAAGGTAAAAAAACAGCTGCGAAAAAAACAGCGACTAAAAAAGCAAAAGCTTAA
- a CDS encoding electron transfer flavoprotein-ubiquinone oxidoreductase, translating into MSEIQPDSLPEVTREEMEVDVVIVGGGSAGLSCAIRLHQQVAEHNQAIAEGKKQGEPLADPMIVVLEKAAEVGAHSLSGAVLNPMSLKELLPNYKELGCPINTEVTQEAFYYLGETMTLKSPIVPPPFHNKGNYLISIAQFNRWLGQQAEQRGINVFAGFPAVEVLFDGDKVVGVRTGDRGVGKDGKPKENFEPGMLIKSKLTIFADGTRSPIFKRIAEKLNLREGRNAESFELGVKEIIQMPAGTVKPGQVIHTLGFPLKNSVGGTFIYTLTNDQIVVGICVYLDTPDPMLDVHRELQKLKTHPFMQKLLKNGQVISYGGKTLPAGGWFSMPKLYHDGMMVAGDSAAMVDVKKLKGIHLAMKAGMLAADTAVEALAKNDFSSATLKAYEDRVNNSYIKSELWKTRNFHQALSKGVFASLPEILLQEITGGRGLVARRENHHKDYQTTKKVAEIYGDMEKAKAQNTLPPPDGKLFFDKLSSVYMSGSLHDEHSPNHLKLQDGNICADICHPNYNSPCNHFCPANVYEMVPESPDSDRKKLQINYTNCVHCQSCDINCPFDNIDWSLPEGGGGPQYKDL; encoded by the coding sequence ATGTCGGAGATTCAGCCAGATTCATTACCAGAAGTTACAAGAGAAGAAATGGAAGTTGATGTCGTCATCGTCGGTGGCGGTTCGGCGGGGCTCTCCTGTGCCATTCGTTTGCATCAGCAGGTGGCAGAGCACAATCAAGCCATTGCGGAAGGTAAAAAGCAGGGTGAACCCCTTGCAGATCCGATGATCGTTGTTTTGGAAAAAGCGGCAGAGGTCGGCGCTCATTCGCTTTCGGGCGCAGTCCTTAATCCGATGTCGTTGAAGGAACTTCTTCCCAATTACAAAGAGCTGGGCTGTCCGATCAATACCGAAGTCACTCAAGAAGCCTTTTATTATTTAGGCGAGACGATGACCTTGAAAAGTCCAATTGTTCCTCCTCCTTTTCACAATAAAGGAAATTACCTCATCTCCATCGCTCAATTTAACCGTTGGTTGGGACAACAGGCTGAACAGCGCGGGATCAACGTCTTCGCAGGATTTCCTGCGGTGGAAGTTCTATTTGATGGCGATAAAGTGGTGGGCGTTCGCACAGGCGATCGCGGCGTTGGAAAAGACGGGAAGCCCAAAGAGAATTTTGAGCCCGGAATGCTTATTAAATCGAAGCTGACTATTTTTGCCGATGGCACTCGCAGTCCAATCTTTAAGCGCATTGCTGAGAAATTAAATTTACGTGAAGGCCGAAACGCAGAATCCTTCGAGCTCGGAGTTAAAGAAATTATTCAAATGCCGGCGGGAACTGTAAAGCCCGGTCAGGTGATCCACACACTGGGTTTCCCTCTCAAAAACAGCGTGGGAGGTACGTTCATATACACTCTCACTAATGATCAGATCGTTGTTGGAATTTGTGTGTACTTGGATACGCCGGATCCGATGCTCGATGTGCATCGAGAACTTCAAAAACTAAAAACTCATCCCTTTATGCAAAAGCTTCTTAAGAACGGGCAGGTGATCAGCTACGGTGGAAAAACTCTTCCTGCGGGCGGGTGGTTCTCTATGCCTAAGCTTTATCATGATGGAATGATGGTTGCCGGTGACTCGGCAGCTATGGTGGATGTTAAAAAATTAAAAGGAATTCACTTAGCGATGAAGGCGGGAATGTTGGCGGCCGATACTGCGGTGGAGGCGTTGGCGAAGAATGATTTTTCTTCCGCAACTCTTAAGGCCTATGAAGATCGGGTGAACAACAGTTACATTAAGAGTGAACTGTGGAAGACACGAAATTTTCACCAAGCATTAAGCAAAGGAGTTTTTGCCTCTTTGCCCGAGATCCTCCTCCAAGAGATCACTGGGGGACGAGGCCTTGTCGCCCGTCGCGAAAACCATCACAAAGATTATCAAACGACGAAGAAGGTTGCGGAAATCTATGGCGATATGGAGAAAGCGAAAGCTCAAAACACGCTGCCTCCACCGGACGGCAAACTCTTCTTTGATAAACTGAGTAGCGTTTATATGTCGGGCTCCCTTCACGATGAGCACTCTCCCAACCATTTAAAGCTCCAAGATGGGAATATCTGTGCGGATATCTGTCATCCCAACTACAATTCGCCGTGCAATCATTTCTGCCCGGCGAACGTATACGAGATGGTGCCTGAATCGCCTGATTCGGATCGCAAAAAATTACAAATTAACTACACCAATTGTGTTCATTGTCAGTCCTGTGATATCAACTGTCCTTTCGATAATATCGATTGGTCTTTACCCGAAGGGGGTGGGGGCCCACAGTATAAGGATCTATAG
- a CDS encoding N-6 DNA methylase has translation MPKFVAVTSPGLTEVLFEELKNMGLKVLRGNQSSVEFESNWEGCYRANLSSRTATRILLPILEFPAYNPDDIYHNIRKHDFTKYINPDGFMWVDAKLDMCAIKDQRLLAMKVKDAVVDQFREKYEVRPTVEKDRGLILYLRGFKNNFVVSIDTSAPTLNKRGYRKEATEAPIKENVAAGLIEITGWNGELPVIDPMCGSGTLLIEAALKYLKRAPGTLRRHFAVRGLNTFQKETWDKVVDEIMDQEIELPEDGEKIMFYGYDVDRKAISVAKVNAREAGVDHLIKFECRDIADLKPPVEKGIIMTNPPYGVRVGDEFFLQETYKNFSYALKNHFKGWEAWILSGNSELTQHLGMRAERKFPVVNGGIDCRWIHYKVKP, from the coding sequence ATGCCAAAATTTGTTGCGGTAACGTCTCCTGGCCTTACCGAAGTGTTGTTTGAAGAGCTCAAGAACATGGGGCTCAAAGTTCTCCGTGGAAATCAAAGCAGTGTGGAGTTTGAATCGAACTGGGAAGGTTGCTACCGTGCCAATCTTTCCTCGCGAACTGCAACACGCATCCTTCTCCCGATTTTAGAATTTCCTGCATACAATCCTGACGATATTTATCACAATATTCGCAAACACGATTTTACCAAATACATTAATCCTGATGGATTTATGTGGGTCGATGCTAAATTAGATATGTGTGCGATCAAAGATCAGCGTCTTCTGGCGATGAAAGTCAAAGATGCTGTCGTCGATCAGTTCCGCGAAAAGTACGAAGTTCGTCCCACGGTGGAAAAAGACCGTGGCCTTATTCTGTATCTTCGTGGTTTTAAAAATAATTTCGTGGTATCGATCGATACCTCGGCCCCCACGTTAAACAAGCGTGGTTATCGTAAAGAGGCCACCGAAGCTCCTATCAAAGAAAACGTAGCAGCAGGTCTTATCGAGATCACCGGCTGGAACGGTGAGCTTCCTGTGATCGATCCCATGTGCGGTTCGGGAACTCTTTTGATCGAAGCAGCTCTAAAGTATCTCAAGCGCGCTCCGGGAACATTGCGCCGTCACTTTGCAGTTCGTGGTTTAAATACTTTCCAAAAAGAAACTTGGGATAAAGTCGTCGACGAGATCATGGACCAGGAGATCGAGCTCCCGGAAGACGGGGAAAAGATCATGTTCTATGGCTACGATGTGGATCGCAAAGCGATTTCCGTAGCGAAGGTGAACGCCCGCGAAGCCGGTGTAGATCACCTGATCAAGTTCGAATGCCGAGATATCGCCGATCTTAAGCCTCCCGTGGAGAAAGGCATCATCATGACGAATCCTCCCTATGGAGTTCGCGTGGGTGATGAGTTCTTCCTCCAAGAAACTTACAAAAACTTTTCGTACGCTCTAAAGAACCACTTTAAGGGTTGGGAAGCCTGGATCCTCTCGGGAAATAGCGAACTGACTCAGCATCTCGGCATGCGGGCCGAAAGAAAATTCCCCGTAGTCAATGGCGGGATCGACTGCCGCTGGATTCACTATAAAGTTAAGCCTTAG
- a CDS encoding carbon-nitrogen hydrolase family protein, with the protein MSQKLKVGLIPMTSTDRVDVNLSKILEALENFEMPDQRVDLVCLPENTFYFNFKSKIEPRDVMTLEHEAFKTLEAWSKNYKTSIHVGGTPLSIDGVVYNVSVLIFPGMTSQVVYKKIHLFDVNVEGRRVSESDSFEPGEELAIIDINGWKLGLTICYDLRFAELFVGYHRQQVDGILVPSSFLVPTGRAHWSTLLKARAIETQSFIIACAQVGTHSSLLVPEAPSKETWGESVVFEPWGQRLAASETFDQTSAGVRRPPFTAELDRTLIERARQQIPLLSHRKLRF; encoded by the coding sequence GTGAGCCAAAAACTAAAAGTTGGCCTCATTCCAATGACATCCACCGATCGCGTGGATGTCAATTTATCGAAAATCCTTGAAGCTCTCGAAAATTTCGAAATGCCAGATCAGCGTGTGGATCTCGTCTGTCTTCCAGAAAACACGTTCTATTTTAATTTTAAAAGTAAAATAGAACCCCGGGACGTGATGACCCTCGAGCACGAGGCTTTTAAAACTTTAGAGGCGTGGTCTAAAAATTATAAGACCTCGATTCATGTGGGTGGCACTCCGCTGTCCATCGACGGCGTTGTTTATAATGTTTCGGTGCTTATTTTTCCCGGAATGACTTCGCAAGTGGTTTATAAAAAAATTCATTTGTTTGATGTGAATGTCGAAGGGCGTCGAGTTTCGGAGTCGGATTCGTTTGAGCCGGGCGAAGAGTTGGCGATCATCGACATCAATGGTTGGAAGCTGGGGCTTACGATTTGTTATGATCTGCGGTTTGCAGAACTTTTTGTGGGTTATCACCGGCAGCAGGTGGATGGAATTTTGGTTCCGTCGTCTTTTCTGGTTCCCACCGGGAGGGCGCATTGGTCGACGTTATTAAAGGCTCGAGCCATCGAAACACAGTCTTTCATTATCGCCTGCGCGCAAGTTGGAACTCATTCAAGCCTTCTTGTCCCCGAGGCGCCCTCGAAAGAAACCTGGGGTGAATCCGTTGTTTTTGAGCCGTGGGGCCAGAGACTGGCCGCCAGTGAAACTTTCGATCAAACCTCTGCAGGAGTTCGTCGGCCTCCTTTTACGGCCGAGTTAGATCGGACCTTGATCGAGCGTGCTAGGCAACAAATTCCTCTGCTCTCTCACCGAAAATTGCGATTCTAA